In the genome of Azotosporobacter soli, the window AGATGTTCTGGAGCTGCCAAATTTGCCAGTTCCATTGCTTCTTCAATATTATCGACCACCAACACCAAACCATTGTTTTCCAATGACTGCTTGGCCATTTCTTTACGCGGCAGCAACTCTAACTGGCGTTCGAGCTCCAGCAAAACCTCTTTAGCCAAACGCAGACTATCCGTAATCAGTATGCTGCCTGCCAATACGTCATGTTCTGCCTGACTCAGTAAATCAGCAGCCACATAACAAGCATCCGCACTATCATCGGCAACGATTAATATTTCACTCGGACCGGCAAGCATGTCAATATCACAATGTCCATACACCGCTTTTTTTGCCAATGTCACGAATAGATTTCCGGGACCGGTTATTTTATCAACGCGCGGTACGCTTTCCGTCCCAAAGGCCAGTGCCGCAATCGCCTGCGCACCGCCCATCTTGAAAATCCGATCTACACCGGACTCCTTTGCGGCAATCAATACATAATCATTGATCTTTCCCCCAGGTCCGGGCGGCACCGCCATAATGATCTCCTCAACACCGGCAACCATTGCCGGTATCGCATTCATGATGACTGAGGACGGATAAGAAGCCGTTCCACCGGGAACATAAATGCCAACGCGACCAATCGGACTCACCTTTTGCCCGAGCATCGCTCCTTTTTCCCGCTCCGTCAACCAGCTCTTGGGGCGCTGTTCCTCATGAAAGCGCTTCACATTAGCAATTGCTTTACGCAAAGAAGCGATCACCTTTGGGTCTGCCTTTTCATAGGCATCTGCAACTTCACTCTCGCTGACCCGCCAATCGGATGTCGCAAACGTTATGCCGTCGATGCGTTCGGTAAAGGACAGTACCGCCGCGTCCCCACCGCATCTGACTTCGCTTACGATTCGCTCCACCGCTTGAACTGCTGTTAACGATTCACCGAAAAGCGACTGTAATTTATCCTGCGCTTTTTTCCCTAGACGAACTTCATCAAATGCCGGCTTTGCCAGCAGCGCTTCGAGTTTCGTTCGCTCAAATTCACACGTTTTATATAATTTCATGCTTCTCCGACTCCTTCACTCAACGCCTTCACTGCGCTGACCAATGCGTGAATCCGTTCAAATTTCATTTTGAAGCTCACACGATTCGCTACCAGACGGGCCGTCGCCGTATGAATCTGCGCAATCTCGGTCAAATGATTTTCTTTCAGTGTACGACCGGTTTCCACGATATCTACGATTAACTCTGCCAGACCGACCATCGGCGCGAGTTCTATCGAACCATTCAGTCTGATAATTTCCATCTGTATTCCATGGGAATGAAAAAAAGCCTCCGCAATTTTCGGATACTTCGTCGCCACACGCATATGTGCATAATCACTCAATTTAGGCTGACGCATTGCTTCGGGAACGGCTACCATTAATCGGCACAAGCCGAGTTTAAGATCGGCTAATTCATAAACGTCACGTTCTTCTTCCAAGAGTACATCTTTACCGATGATGCCGATATCAGCGGCGCCGTATTCGACATACGTCGGCAGATCCGCCGTTTTCGTGATGATGAAGCGCAGTTTTGCTTCCTCATTCGTAATAATCAACTTACGCGAGCTTTCTGAAACACTGTCCGCACGGTAACCGGCTTTGGCCAGTAAGTCCACCGACGGCTTGAACAGTTTGCCTTTCGGCAGCGCAATCGTCAGGTATTCCATATCGACAGAAGTCATATCCAATCCCCATCCTTTAGTTATTTAAAGCGATAACATGTTAATATACTATCATTTGCTTTTCAGCTTGTCAATTGCCGCAGGTAGGAAAAACAGAACTGATGTAGAATTCATTCTCTTATAGCAATCTAAAAAGGGGAGATGCCAATAATGGCTGCACTGACAATACTAATTTTAAATAAACTATCCGCGCGCCACCGCGAAGTGCTCGAACGCACAGCGCCTGACTGCCGCATACTAAGCTGCGAATGGGAAGACGCTGCAAAATATCTTCCTGAAGCCGATATCCTCGTCGCCTGGGGATGGATGGATATCCAACCAATGCTAAAAAACGGGCATCAATTGAAATGGATTCATGCACTTAGCGCTGGAGTCGAAAATCTCTTGGCTCCAGTACAGGAAGACAACAGTATTTTATTGACCAACTCAAAAGGAATTCACGGCATTCCCGTTTCAGAGCATGTACTCTCGCTGATGCTCGCCTTCACACGTGGCCTTAATATTTTTATCCGCAATCAGGAACAACATCTTTGGCAGCGGTCCCCAGTAGATGAGTTGCATGATAAAACCATTGCCATCGTAGGCTTAGGCAGCATCGGCCGCGAACTCGCCAAAAAAGCAAAATGTTTTAGCATGCACGTCATCGCAACAAAGCAGACACAAACGCGTGAACTTTTTGTCGATCGTTTGTATCCGCCTGAACAGCTCGATGAAATGCTAGCCGAAGCTGACTTCGTAGTTGCGTCATTGCCTCTATTGCCGGAAACAAACCGACTCTTCTCTTTGTCACGCTTTCAAAAGATGAAGTCATCGGCTTATTTTATTAATATTTCCCGCGGATCAATCGTCAATGAAAATGATCTTATAACGGCATTGCAAGACGGAGTGATCAAAGGCGCCGCACTTGACGTTTTCGAGGAAGAACCGCTCGTCGAAACCTCACCGCTTTGGGAAATGTCTAACGTTATCATTACGCCGCATTTGGCCGCCTTATCGCCTAACTATATGGAGCGCGCGGTTAAGCTTTTGGGCGAAAACCTGGAGCGTTACCTCGACGGAAAAGAACTCGTCAATCTTATCGATAGCAAGAAAGGCTATTAGTTCAAGCTGTCCGCTTGACGCAACAGGGCAAGCTCCGGTGGTTCATCTTTCACCGGAGCTTTGTGATGCCTGGAAACAATTTCGATTACATCGCTTTCCGTGCCGATTTCCCGCAAGAATATCGCACTGCGTTTGGGGTGATTAAAATAAATATAAACGGCATGCCTTACGTTATCTATTTTTCCGCCACGGCCTTCTTTCGCCCAGCTCATAGCTGCTTTAGGCATCGCCGCATGCAATAAGACGGCTATAATTTTATCCCATGTACTGACGTCACCGTTTTGCCGTCCCACATCATGCAATAGGGCGCAACGAACCAAAAGCTGAACATCGAGGTTCTCTTTTCCAGCTGCCAGGCGAATCGCCGTATAAGCCACATTGAGTACATGTCTTTGGTCCGGCAGACTCATTCCCCAAAAGAGCCGTTGCTCAGCTTCGCGCAATTTTTCCTGCACAAAGCTCCGTTCCTCCTGCATTATGCGTGCATTCAAAGCCGACCAGACCTGCTTTACCCTATTCAGCATTTACATATACCAATCTGCGGCGTCCCTTTTCTTGTTGCGTCCATTTTGCATCTTCTTTTAACTGCGGGCGCATCGCAACTTCCACCTGATTGCCAGCCTGCCGAAGCTGCATTGCTTTTTTTAAGGCCTCTGCCAAGCAATCCGGCGCCCAGGCAAGATAAATATCGTCTTGAACGCTTAAAATGTTCGCCCCCTGTTTTTCCAACGCCAGCATGATCCTTTCAACGCCGAGGGCAAACCCAGTCGCTGGACACTCGGTGCCAAACGCCTCGAGCATCCTATCATAACGCCCGCCGCCGCACACTGGAAAACCAAGACCCGGAGTATATCCTTCAAACACCATACCTGTGTAATAGTCGAGATCCCTAGTAAGACCAAGATCAAAATTCACATAGTTTGCCACCTCATAATGAGTTAGCAGCTCATGAATTTCCCTTAGATTTTCTAACGCCTGCCGACAGATCGGATTCGATGTTAATTTGCCCGCTTTTGATAAAACCTCTGCGCCCCCATGCAAAAGAGGTAATTCCAACAACGCCGTTTTTTCATTTGAAGAAAGCGTAGATTCATTTAAACAAAGCTCGAGATCGACTAAGTTACGTCCGACAACGGCCCGCTTAAGGCGTTTCGACAAATCGCCCAACGAATCAATCGGATCCATGAGTCCATTAATAAAGTCAACCTGACCTAAGCTAAATTGAAAATTTTTCAAACCGGCTGAACGCAGACTTTCTACTGCCAGCGCAATAACTTCAGCATCCGCAGTACTGTCCGACACGCCAAGAACTTCGATTCCACCTTGATAGAATTCGCACTGCCGTCCTGTCTGCGCCTCTTCTTGGCGAAACACGTTCGTCAAATAAAATAATTTTAACGGCGGCTCCGCCTCTTTAAGGCGTGTAGCAGCCACCCTGGCAATCGGCGTCGTCATGTCATGTCGCAGAGCAACCAAGCGATTGTGCTGATCAAAAAACTTGAAGACCTGTCCTTGCGACTGCCCGCCATTGCCGACTTCCAGCGTTTCTAAATACTCAAAGGTCGGCGTCACCACTTCATCATAACCCCATTGCGCAAACAGTGTCGCTAAATCGGCTTCCACTCTCCGTTTTTCGGCAGCTTCTCTAGGCAAAAAATCTTTCGTCCCATAGGGAATTCTAGGCACAAAATCGAGTTGTATTGCTGCTTTCAATCTATATTCCTCACTTTCAATCTTTATTTTCTGGAAGTTTTGCAATCCGCTCTAAAATCAGCTTATAGCCGTCGGCGCCATAGTTCAAGCAGCGCTTGACCCGGCTGATCGTAGCCGTGCTGGCACCAGTACTCTCCACAATATCTTCATAGGTATGTTTCTCCTGCAGCATTTTTGCGACCTCTAAACGTTGCGCTAATGCTTTCAGTTCGCTGATTGTTGATATGTCTTCAAAAAACTGATAACATTCTTCGCGACTC includes:
- the hisD gene encoding histidinol dehydrogenase, whose protein sequence is MKLYKTCEFERTKLEALLAKPAFDEVRLGKKAQDKLQSLFGESLTAVQAVERIVSEVRCGGDAAVLSFTERIDGITFATSDWRVSESEVADAYEKADPKVIASLRKAIANVKRFHEEQRPKSWLTEREKGAMLGQKVSPIGRVGIYVPGGTASYPSSVIMNAIPAMVAGVEEIIMAVPPGPGGKINDYVLIAAKESGVDRIFKMGGAQAIAALAFGTESVPRVDKITGPGNLFVTLAKKAVYGHCDIDMLAGPSEILIVADDSADACYVAADLLSQAEHDVLAGSILITDSLRLAKEVLLELERQLELLPRKEMAKQSLENNGLVLVVDNIEEAMELANLAAPEHLEILVADPWSQLSAVKNAGAVFLGPYSPEPLGDYWAGPNHVLPTGGTARFYSVLNVETFMKKTSIIAYTQAALAEVSDDIIRLAEAEGLTAHANAVRVRRERDV
- the hisG gene encoding ATP phosphoribosyltransferase — protein: MTSVDMEYLTIALPKGKLFKPSVDLLAKAGYRADSVSESSRKLIITNEEAKLRFIITKTADLPTYVEYGAADIGIIGKDVLLEEERDVYELADLKLGLCRLMVAVPEAMRQPKLSDYAHMRVATKYPKIAEAFFHSHGIQMEIIRLNGSIELAPMVGLAELIVDIVETGRTLKENHLTEIAQIHTATARLVANRVSFKMKFERIHALVSAVKALSEGVGEA
- a CDS encoding D-2-hydroxyacid dehydrogenase, which produces MAALTILILNKLSARHREVLERTAPDCRILSCEWEDAAKYLPEADILVAWGWMDIQPMLKNGHQLKWIHALSAGVENLLAPVQEDNSILLTNSKGIHGIPVSEHVLSLMLAFTRGLNIFIRNQEQHLWQRSPVDELHDKTIAIVGLGSIGRELAKKAKCFSMHVIATKQTQTRELFVDRLYPPEQLDEMLAEADFVVASLPLLPETNRLFSLSRFQKMKSSAYFINISRGSIVNENDLITALQDGVIKGAALDVFEEEPLVETSPLWEMSNVIITPHLAALSPNYMERAVKLLGENLERYLDGKELVNLIDSKKGY
- a CDS encoding HD domain-containing protein; this translates as MQEKLREAEQRLFWGMSLPDQRHVLNVAYTAIRLAAGKENLDVQLLVRCALLHDVGRQNGDVSTWDKIIAVLLHAAMPKAAMSWAKEGRGGKIDNVRHAVYIYFNHPKRSAIFLREIGTESDVIEIVSRHHKAPVKDEPPELALLRQADSLN
- the hisZ gene encoding ATP phosphoribosyltransferase regulatory subunit; translated protein: MKAAIQLDFVPRIPYGTKDFLPREAAEKRRVEADLATLFAQWGYDEVVTPTFEYLETLEVGNGGQSQGQVFKFFDQHNRLVALRHDMTTPIARVAATRLKEAEPPLKLFYLTNVFRQEEAQTGRQCEFYQGGIEVLGVSDSTADAEVIALAVESLRSAGLKNFQFSLGQVDFINGLMDPIDSLGDLSKRLKRAVVGRNLVDLELCLNESTLSSNEKTALLELPLLHGGAEVLSKAGKLTSNPICRQALENLREIHELLTHYEVANYVNFDLGLTRDLDYYTGMVFEGYTPGLGFPVCGGGRYDRMLEAFGTECPATGFALGVERIMLALEKQGANILSVQDDIYLAWAPDCLAEALKKAMQLRQAGNQVEVAMRPQLKEDAKWTQQEKGRRRLVYVNAE
- a CDS encoding YerC/YecD family TrpR-related protein, with the translated sequence MTVNPKLQDKSTDRLFDAILQLESREECYQFFEDISTISELKALAQRLEVAKMLQEKHTYEDIVESTGASTATISRVKRCLNYGADGYKLILERIAKLPENKD